From Anopheles darlingi chromosome 2, idAnoDarlMG_H_01, whole genome shotgun sequence, the proteins below share one genomic window:
- the LOC125948837 gene encoding general transcription and DNA repair factor IIH helicase subunit XPD — translation MRISVDGLLVYFPYEYIYPEQYAYMLELKRTFDAKGHCLLEMPSGTGKTTTLLSLTVAYILENPHIVRKLIYCSRTVPEIEKVIAELKHLMNYYEKQTGTMPNITGLVLSSRKNMCIHPEVSREREGKIVDARCYGMTASYVRERAAHDETAPVCQYYEGFQAEGKESMLPAGVYSIDDLKEFGRERNWCPYFLSRFAINQAHVVVYSYYYLLDPKVAEVVSKELTRESVVVCDEAHNIDNVCVDSMSVKINKRLIERSTTGIHNLEQKISELKEDDKRRLNDEYTRLVQGLKDASFARETDMVVANPVLPNEILREVVPGNIRNADHFLSFLKRFIEYIKSRLRVQHVVQESPAGFLRDVQRQVCIERKPLRFCADRLQSLLRTLEITDLSEYGPLSVITSFATLVSTYTKGFTIIIEPFDDKTPTVPNPILHFSCLDSSIAMKPIFQRFQSVVITSGTLSPMDMYPKILDFEPVVMSSFTMTLARPCLLPMIVARGNDQVAISSRFETREDTAVTRNYGQLLVETAKTVPDGIVCFFTSYLYLESVVASWYDQGIIDTLLRYKLLFIETQDNAETSYALMNYVKACECGRGAVLLAVARGKVSEGVDFDHHLGRAVLMFGIPYVYTQSRILKARLDYLRDQFQIRENDFLTFDALRHAAQCVGRAIRGKTDYGIMIFADKRFSRQDKRGKLPKWIQEHLTDNLSNLSTEESMQLAKRWLRQMAQPFTREDQLGVSLLTLEQLQSMEREKLEKQAQGKK, via the exons ATGAG AATAAGTGTCGATGGATTGTTGGTGTACTTCCCGTACGAGTACATCTACCCGGAACAGTACGCTTATATGCTCGAGTTAAAACGAACGTTCGATGCAAAAGGACACTGCCTGCTGGAAATGCCTTCGGGGACGGGCAAAACCACGACCCTCCTGTCGCTGACCGTGGCGTACATCCTCGAGAATCCACACATCGTGCGCAAGCTGATCTACTGCTCCCGTACCGTGCCCGAGATCGAGAAGGTGATCGCCGAGCTGAAACATCTGATGAACTACTACGAAAAGCAGACCGGAACGATGCCCAATATCACGGGACTGGTGTTGAGTTCGCGCAAAAACATGTGCATCCACCCGGAGGTGAGCCGCGAACGGGAGGGTAAGATCGTGGACGCTCGATGCTACGGTATGACGGCAAGCTATGTCCGGGAGCGTGCGGCGCACGATGAAACAGCGCCGGTTTGCCAGTACTACGAGGGATTCCAGGCAGAGGGCAAAGAGAGCATGCTGCCGGCCGGTGTGTACTCGATCGATGATCTGAAAGAGTTTGGTCGCGAACGGAACTGGTGTCCGTACTTTTTGTCCCGGTTCGCCATCAATCAGGCCCACGTCGTGGTGTACAGCTACTACTATCTGCTCGATCCGAAGGTAGCCGAGGTGGTATCGAAAGAGCTGACCCGGGAATCGGTCGTGGTGTGCGATGAGGCTCACAACATCGATAACGTTTGTGTGGATTCGATGAGCGTAAAAATCAACAAGCGGTTGATCGAGCGCAGCACAACCGGGATCCATAATCTGGAACAAAAGATATCCGA ATTAAAAGAGGATGACAAACGGCGGCTGAACGACGAGTACACGCGATTGGTGCAGGGACTGAAGGATGCATCGttcgcgcgcgaaaccgaTATGGTCGTAGCAAATCCCGTCCTACCGAATGAAATCCTGCGTGAAGTCGTACCGGGGAACATACGGAATGCGGATCACTTCCTGAGCTTCCTCAAGCGATTCATCGAGTATATAAAATCGCGACTGCGTGTCCAACATGTGGTACAGGAAAGTCCGGCCGGATTTTTGCGTGACGTTCAGCGCCAGGTTTGCATCGAACGCAAACCGCTACGCTTCTGTGCCGATCGATTGCAGTCGCTGCTCCGTACTCTGGAGATCACCGATCTGAGCGAATATGGACCACTGTCGGTTATCACTTCCTTTGCAACGCTCGTTTCAACGTACACGAAGGGctttaccatcatcattgaaCCGTTCGATGATAAGACACCGACTGTACCGAATCCGATCCTGCACTTCAGCTGTCTCGATTCATCGATAGCGATGAAACCAATTTTCCAGCGGTTCCAGAGTGTCGTCATTACCTCCGGTACTCTCTCACCGATGGATATGTACCCGAAGATACTGGACTTTGAACCGGTCGTCATGAGTTCGTTCACGATGACACTCGCTCGGCCCTGTCTGTTGCCGATG ATCGTAGCACGTGGCAATGATCAGGTCGCGATCTCATCACGCTTCGAAACACGAGAAGATACGGCCGTTACGCGCAACTATGGACAGTTGTTGGTGGAAACGGCCAAAACGGTTCCCGATGGGATCGTTTGCTTCTTCACCTCGTATCTCTACCTCGAATCCGTTGTCGCATCCTGGTATGATCAGGGCATCATCGATACACTGTTGCGCTATAAGCTGCTGTTTATCGAAACACAGGACAATGCCGAAACGTCGTACGCGTTGATGAACTACGTGAAGGCGTGTGAGTGTGGCCGTGGAGCAGTGTTACTTGCGGTCGCACGGGGTAAAGTATCGGAGGGAGTTGATTTCGATCATCATCTCGGACGGGCCGTGCTGATGTTTGGCATCCCGTACGTGTACACACAGTCCCGTATCCTGAAGGCACGGTTGGACTATCTGCGGGATCAGTTTCAGATCCGCGAAAACGATTTCCTCACCTTCGATGCCCTGCGTCATGCGGCACAGTGCGTTGGTCGAGCCATTCG TGGTAAAACGGATTACGGTATTATGATCTTTGCGGACAAGCGTTTCTCGCGGCAGGACAAGCGTGGTAAGCTACCAAAATGGATCCAAGAACATCTCACCGATAACCTCAGTAATCTGAGCACGGAAGAATCTATGCAG CTCGCCAAGCGTTGGCTACGACAGATGGCCCAACCATTCACGCGTGAAGATCAGCTGGGTGTTTCGTTGCTCACACTGGAGCAATTGCAAAGCATGGAACGCGAGAAGCTGGAGAAGCAGGCCCAAGGCAAAAAGTAG
- the LOC125951926 gene encoding Sjoegren syndrome nuclear autoantigen 1 homolog: MSETAARLQSQNEEMVKSLETLREQRRKLEERITSQERQRQKIRKDIEDLQRTLAELDGSIAGDERRLGECTKCLTETENGYSKVVETLELLLLSAKEKSSSIKKE, encoded by the coding sequence ATGTCTGAAACGGCTGCCCGGCTGCAGAGCCAGAACGAGGAGATGGTGAAGAGCCTTGAAACGCTGCGCGAACAACGGAGGAAACTCGAGGAACGGATCACCTCTCAGGAGCGTCAACGACAAAAAATCCGGAAGGACATCGAGGATCTGCAACGAACACTGGCCGAACTGGATGGATCGATTGCAGGGGACGAGCGTAGACTGGGCGAATGCACGAAATGTttaacagaaacagaaaacggaTACAGCAAGGTGGTGGAGACgctggagttgctgctgctgtccgccaAGGAAAAAAGTTCCAGCATAAAGAAGGAATAA